One genomic region from Vitis riparia cultivar Riparia Gloire de Montpellier isolate 1030 chromosome 17, EGFV_Vit.rip_1.0, whole genome shotgun sequence encodes:
- the LOC117904023 gene encoding uncharacterized protein LOC117904023, protein MSAVALHLSFTLLHPHSTKPNYPIFRSRSPSTKITLGLVVSSHSSISGNGQGAFDPELRPVLELATDSELFELERILFGPSYFSPLLKSITRRADVDYAMIEEDLEEREDFISSLESRFLFLAADARSTLRGWRPSYRNVLLGVRKKLNVPCSNKLSTEDLEVEIFLHLLQDYSRFTSSEDDVRYMARLRKDRVRARMSGIPFDYPIRPYTFILADYFVRGLEIQPRIEEMGVEDSTVDELQHMLH, encoded by the exons ATGTCAGCAGTGGCTCTCCACCTCTCCTTCACCCTCCTCCATCCACATTCCACAAAACCCAATTATCCG ATTTTCAGGTCTCGTTCTCCTTCAACCAAAATCACTCTGGGCCTTGTGGTTTCCTCTCATTCTTCAATTTCAGGAAATGGACAAG GCGCTTTTGATCCCGAGCTTAGGCCAGTGCTTGAACTGGCAACTGACTCTGAGTTGTTTGAACTTGAGAGGATCCTTTTTGGCCCCAg CTACTTCAGTCCTTTGTTAAAATCAATAACAAGGAGAGCTGATGTTGACTATGCCATGATTGAAGAAGACCTTGAAGAGCGAGAAGATTTTATTTCTAGTCTCGAGTCGAGATTCTTATTCCTTGCAGCTGATGCTCGGTCTACATTAAG GGGTTGGAGGCCTTCTTATAGAAATGTCCTGCTTGGTGTgcgaaaaaaattaaatgtccCTTGTTCAAACAAATTGTCAACTGAAGACCTAGAAGTAGAGATTTTTCTTCATCTATTGCAGGACTACTCAag ATTCACCTCTTCAGAGGATGATGTTCGTTATATGGCACGACTACGTAAGGATAGGGTGAGAGCTCGAATGTCTGGCAtcccatttgattatcctattcgCCCTTACACTTTCATTTTGGCCGATTACTTTGTTAGGGGATTAGAGATTCAGCCTCGTATTGAGGAGATGGGTGTTGAGGATAGTACAGTGGATGAGCTTCAGCATATGCTCCATTAG